The following proteins come from a genomic window of Paracoccus sp. MBLB3053:
- a CDS encoding ABC transporter substrate-binding protein, which produces MTTSLAQRLAMTGNMPRSMLRGQETVRIGFLAPLTGPSAPWGRPGLEGCQIWTDWVNGQGGLPVLGRRRPVAIIARDAAISAEETRVAARELVEDHGVCLLLGLGGDSLAPALPWLMARRVLTTTLLPFDLSPQTPSLIAPAEIHPLFVVTGVEWLAEQRPDLRRVALCSQDDMMGRPSLATYRAAFAAKGRKVVSEISYDPAERDARAIVGAMLKADPQVICWCSSEPHMVHALTEAAFDAGFRGPILSCTGDNYQRMVGRTSPDFMENFIFQFPDFDDPKLEGTAFFFRRPSAFHAAYADRFPGHWSAVSWEYASVLDLWQAAVEICGRTDSMSVLGAMKRGGQMMQAFGPARWYGEALFGIDHALIGRWPVVRIEKGKARIQAFLSVLDWLERHEELLLAELASLGLLWTQRTIIPPA; this is translated from the coding sequence ATGACCACTTCTCTGGCACAGCGCCTGGCAATGACCGGAAATATGCCACGCAGCATGCTGCGCGGGCAGGAGACGGTACGAATCGGTTTTCTGGCACCGCTCACCGGGCCGTCCGCGCCCTGGGGGCGGCCGGGCCTTGAAGGCTGTCAGATCTGGACGGATTGGGTGAACGGGCAAGGCGGGTTGCCTGTCCTGGGCAGACGAAGGCCGGTCGCGATCATTGCCCGAGATGCCGCCATATCGGCCGAGGAGACACGCGTGGCTGCCCGGGAACTGGTCGAGGATCACGGGGTCTGCCTGCTCTTGGGACTCGGCGGAGACAGCCTTGCCCCGGCCTTGCCCTGGCTGATGGCGCGACGGGTGTTGACGACGACACTCTTGCCGTTCGACTTGTCACCGCAAACACCCAGCCTGATTGCCCCTGCCGAGATTCACCCACTTTTCGTCGTGACGGGGGTGGAATGGCTCGCCGAGCAGCGACCGGACCTGCGCCGGGTCGCCCTGTGCAGCCAGGATGACATGATGGGGCGACCTTCGCTGGCGACCTATCGCGCGGCCTTCGCCGCGAAGGGCAGGAAAGTGGTAAGTGAAATCAGCTACGATCCTGCCGAACGCGATGCCAGGGCCATTGTCGGCGCGATGCTGAAAGCCGACCCGCAAGTGATCTGCTGGTGCTCGTCCGAACCGCATATGGTGCATGCCCTGACCGAGGCCGCCTTCGATGCCGGGTTCAGAGGCCCTATCCTTTCCTGCACGGGTGACAATTACCAGCGGATGGTCGGCCGCACCTCGCCGGACTTCATGGAAAATTTCATCTTTCAGTTTCCGGATTTCGACGATCCGAAGCTTGAGGGAACGGCGTTCTTCTTTCGCCGCCCATCGGCCTTTCATGCCGCCTATGCCGATCGCTTTCCCGGGCATTGGTCAGCGGTCAGCTGGGAATATGCCTCGGTTCTGGATCTGTGGCAGGCCGCGGTGGAAATTTGCGGTCGAACCGATTCCATGTCGGTCCTGGGCGCGATGAAACGCGGCGGACAGATGATGCAGGCGTTCGGGCCGGCGCGGTGGTACGGAGAAGCCTTGTTCGGCATCGATCATGCCTTGATCGGGCGCTGGCCGGTGGTTCGGATCGAAAAGGGCAAGGCGCGCATTCAGGCCTTCCTTTCGGTTCTCGACTGGTTGGAGCGGCACGAAGAGCTGCTGCTGGCAGAGTTGGCCAGTCTGGGCCTCCTCTGGACGCAGCGGACAATCATCCCTCCTGCATGA
- a CDS encoding class II glutamine amidotransferase: MCGIVGLFLKKEELRPKLGDLLTDMLITMTDRGPDSAGIAIYGDDGVLKLTVQSDTPNETFAGLDAALSAALDGPVTMRVIDTHAVLTLPEGTEPLARAFMAEKGIRIMGAGHSMEIFKEVGLPKDVAARFKLQAMAGSHGIGHTRMATESAVTTLGAHPFSTGTDQCLVHNGSLSNHNQMRRILSEKGFAPQTQNDTEVAACYISSRLAEGANLGEALEGTLQDLDGFFTFVVGTKNGFGVVRDPIACKPAVMAETEDYVAFGSEYRALANLPGIDTARVWEPEPATVYFWER, from the coding sequence ATGTGCGGCATAGTAGGCCTCTTCCTGAAGAAGGAAGAACTGCGTCCAAAACTGGGGGACCTGCTCACGGACATGCTGATCACCATGACCGACCGCGGGCCCGACAGCGCGGGTATCGCGATCTACGGTGATGACGGCGTTCTCAAGCTGACGGTCCAGTCCGACACACCGAACGAGACCTTCGCCGGGCTGGACGCCGCGCTTTCCGCCGCGCTTGACGGCCCTGTCACCATGCGCGTCATCGACACCCACGCCGTCCTGACCCTGCCCGAAGGGACCGAACCACTTGCCCGCGCCTTCATGGCCGAGAAAGGCATTCGCATCATGGGCGCCGGCCATTCCATGGAAATCTTCAAGGAGGTCGGCCTGCCCAAGGATGTCGCTGCCCGCTTCAAGCTGCAAGCCATGGCAGGCAGTCACGGCATCGGGCACACGCGGATGGCAACGGAAAGCGCGGTGACGACGCTTGGCGCACATCCCTTCTCGACCGGAACGGACCAGTGCCTCGTCCACAATGGCTCGCTTTCGAACCACAACCAGATGCGCCGCATCCTGTCCGAGAAAGGCTTCGCGCCGCAGACCCAGAACGACACCGAGGTCGCCGCCTGCTATATCTCGTCCCGCCTGGCCGAGGGCGCGAACCTGGGCGAGGCACTGGAAGGAACGCTGCAGGATCTGGACGGATTCTTCACCTTCGTCGTCGGCACCAAGAACGGTTTCGGCGTGGTGCGTGACCCGATTGCGTGCAAACCCGCCGTCATGGCCGAGACCGAGGATTATGTGGCCTTCGGCTCGGAATACCGCGCGCTTGCCAACCTGCCGGGCATCGACACTGCCCGCGTCTGGGAGCCCGAGCCCGCCACCGTCTATTTCTGGGAGCGCTGA
- a CDS encoding DUF1989 domain-containing protein has product MNSITYPRLFRPGPASPGGLRRLDGPARGTARERHVVAGGGALMLALAEGDRFSIINAEGGQRAELVLSDLQGRILSLGAALSEPHGLRRSLSSDEPTLARLARSIAARGIDLSAPCAVTLFGADSPAGDSAEFTAPGAGWLVVAAPALPMHPESGETASPLTLLIERADPEGKVGHDLPDPLADPILDLRVKSATAEGYLVRAGEYVQILDVDGRQCTDFQCFDARKLDHGIQNPLDVTTTRTVLGHSYPMPGLHSKYFDQDMTPLIEVVQDTCGRHDAFAMACSAKYYDDIGYPGHANCSDNFNAALEGFGVAPRKGWMAANFFFNTWIDAHGLLMTDEPWSRPGDYVLLRALTDIVCVSSACPDDTTAANGWHLSDIHVRSYAATERFQRAVAWRPMPDSEPIMTRQTTFHDQFAAITREFIDYKGFWLPNTFPNSSPEEEYRACREGVAMMDLSALRKFEVTGPDSEALLQWVLTRDVTKLGAGQVVYSAMCYPHGGMIDDGTLFRMGPDRFRWIGGSDFGGDWMREQAAELGLNVMIRASTDQLHNLAVQGPLSRKVMDKAVWTAPHQTAITELGWFRWTPGRIGGPEGAPVVVSRTGYTGELGYEIFCHPKDGAAVFSAIHEAGASRGIRPMGLAALDLLRIEAGLIFADYEFSDQTDPFEAGIGFTVPLKSKTDDFIGRDALLRRKEHPRWKLVGLEIDSRIPAHHGDSLHVGRAQVGEITSAMWSPLLGRQIALARVDVTHAAEGSEIEIGKLDGQQKRLPARITAFPHYDPKKERPRLG; this is encoded by the coding sequence GTGAACAGCATCACCTACCCCCGCCTGTTTCGACCAGGACCGGCAAGCCCCGGCGGGCTGCGCCGCCTTGACGGACCCGCGCGCGGCACGGCCCGCGAACGGCATGTCGTGGCGGGTGGCGGCGCCCTGATGCTCGCCCTGGCCGAGGGCGACCGTTTCAGCATCATCAATGCCGAGGGCGGGCAGCGCGCCGAGCTGGTCCTATCCGACCTGCAGGGCCGCATCCTGTCGCTTGGCGCGGCGCTTTCCGAACCGCATGGCCTGCGCCGCAGCCTTTCCTCGGATGAACCCACCCTTGCGCGGCTGGCACGCAGCATCGCGGCGCGCGGCATAGATCTTTCCGCCCCCTGCGCCGTCACGCTGTTCGGCGCGGACAGCCCCGCAGGGGACAGCGCCGAATTCACCGCCCCCGGCGCGGGTTGGCTGGTCGTCGCCGCCCCCGCCCTGCCGATGCATCCGGAAAGCGGCGAGACCGCAAGCCCCCTCACGCTGCTGATCGAGCGTGCGGACCCTGAGGGCAAGGTGGGCCACGATCTGCCCGATCCGCTGGCCGATCCGATCCTTGACCTGCGGGTGAAATCCGCGACCGCCGAGGGCTATCTCGTGCGCGCGGGCGAATATGTGCAGATCCTCGACGTGGACGGGCGTCAATGCACCGATTTCCAGTGCTTCGACGCCCGCAAGCTGGATCACGGTATCCAGAATCCGCTGGATGTGACCACGACGCGAACGGTCCTTGGGCACAGCTACCCGATGCCGGGGCTGCATTCGAAATATTTCGACCAGGACATGACGCCGCTGATCGAGGTCGTTCAGGATACCTGCGGCCGGCATGACGCCTTCGCCATGGCCTGCTCGGCCAAGTATTACGACGATATCGGCTATCCTGGCCATGCCAATTGCTCGGACAATTTCAACGCGGCGCTGGAGGGTTTCGGGGTCGCGCCGCGCAAGGGATGGATGGCCGCGAATTTCTTCTTCAACACCTGGATCGATGCCCATGGCTTGCTGATGACGGACGAGCCTTGGTCCCGGCCCGGCGATTACGTGCTGCTGCGGGCGCTGACCGATATCGTCTGCGTCTCGTCGGCCTGCCCAGATGACACCACCGCCGCGAATGGCTGGCACCTTTCGGACATCCATGTCCGCAGCTATGCCGCCACCGAGCGTTTCCAGCGCGCCGTCGCCTGGCGCCCCATGCCGGATAGCGAACCCATCATGACCCGCCAGACCACGTTCCACGACCAGTTCGCCGCGATCACGCGGGAATTCATCGACTACAAGGGGTTCTGGCTGCCCAACACCTTCCCCAATTCCTCTCCCGAAGAAGAATATCGCGCCTGCCGCGAGGGCGTGGCGATGATGGACCTTTCGGCGCTGCGCAAGTTCGAGGTCACCGGCCCCGACAGCGAGGCTCTGCTGCAATGGGTGCTGACACGAGACGTCACGAAGCTGGGCGCGGGTCAGGTCGTCTACTCCGCGATGTGCTACCCGCATGGCGGGATGATCGACGACGGCACGCTGTTCCGCATGGGGCCGGACCGCTTCCGCTGGATCGGCGGCAGCGATTTCGGCGGGGATTGGATGCGCGAACAGGCCGCCGAGCTGGGTCTGAACGTGATGATCCGCGCCTCGACCGACCAGCTTCACAATCTGGCGGTCCAGGGACCGCTAAGCCGCAAGGTGATGGACAAGGCGGTCTGGACCGCGCCGCATCAGACCGCGATCACGGAACTGGGCTGGTTCCGCTGGACGCCGGGCCGCATCGGCGGCCCCGAAGGTGCGCCCGTGGTGGTCTCGCGCACAGGCTATACGGGCGAGCTGGGCTACGAGATCTTCTGCCATCCCAAGGACGGCGCGGCGGTCTTTTCGGCAATCCATGAGGCCGGGGCATCCCGCGGCATCCGGCCGATGGGACTTGCCGCGCTGGATCTTCTGCGGATCGAAGCGGGGCTGATCTTTGCCGATTACGAGTTCAGCGACCAGACCGACCCGTTCGAGGCCGGGATCGGCTTTACCGTGCCGCTGAAATCCAAGACCGACGATTTCATCGGGCGCGATGCCTTGCTGCGGCGCAAGGAACATCCACGCTGGAAGCTCGTGGGGCTTGAAATCGACAGCCGTATTCCTGCGCATCACGGAGATAGCCTGCATGTCGGTCGCGCGCAGGTGGGCGAGATCACCTCGGCCATGTGGTCGCCGCTGCTTGGCCGACAGATCGCACTGGCGAGGGTCGACGTGACCCATGCCGCCGAGGGCAGCGAGATCGAGATCGGCAAACTTGACGGGCAGCAGAAACGCCTGCCCGCCCGCATCACCGCCTTTCCCCATTACGACCCGAAAAAGGAAAGGCCGCGACTGGGCTGA
- a CDS encoding GXGXG domain-containing protein, whose protein sequence is MQTVDLATTTLRDLNVALQGQSVSSNQTRWEVLNPKGAHAIAVGLDAPIEVTVKGSTGYYCAGMNKQATIHVTGSAGPGVAENMMSGTVVIEGDASQYAGATGHGGLLVVKGNASSRCGISMKGIDIVVFGNIGHMSAFMAQSGNLVVLGDAGDALGDSLYEARLFVRGSVKSLGSDCVEKEMRPEHLEILRALLERSGADADPSEFKRYGSARQLYNFHVDHAGAY, encoded by the coding sequence ATGCAGACCGTCGATCTTGCCACCACGACCCTGCGCGATCTGAATGTCGCACTGCAGGGCCAGTCCGTCAGCAGCAATCAGACGCGATGGGAAGTTCTGAACCCCAAGGGTGCCCATGCCATTGCCGTCGGTCTTGACGCGCCAATTGAAGTCACCGTCAAGGGCTCGACCGGATATTACTGCGCTGGCATGAACAAGCAGGCAACGATCCATGTGACCGGCTCGGCCGGGCCCGGCGTGGCCGAGAACATGATGTCGGGCACCGTGGTAATCGAGGGCGATGCCAGCCAATATGCTGGCGCGACCGGCCATGGCGGATTGCTTGTGGTCAAGGGAAATGCCTCGTCCCGCTGCGGCATCTCGATGAAGGGCATCGATATCGTCGTCTTCGGAAATATCGGCCACATGTCGGCCTTCATGGCCCAATCGGGCAACCTTGTCGTGCTGGGCGATGCTGGCGATGCGCTTGGCGACTCGCTTTACGAAGCGCGGCTGTTCGTGCGCGGTTCGGTCAAGTCGCTGGGCTCTGACTGCGTCGAGAAAGAGATGCGCCCCGAGCATCTGGAAATCCTGCGCGCCCTGCTTGAGCGCTCGGGTGCCGACGCCGATCCTTCGGAGTTCAAGCGCTACGGCTCGGCCCGCCAGCTCTACAACTTCCACGTCGATCACGCCGGAGCCTATTGA
- the glnT gene encoding type III glutamate--ammonia ligase gives MTDLAEFARAKGIKYFMISYTDLFGGQRAKLVPAPAIADMAKDGAGFAGFATWLDLTPAHPDMLAVPDPSSVIQLPWKRDVAWVASNCVMSGNGPLEQAPRNVLTRLIGEAAEMGLEIKTGVEPEFFLLTPEGTEISDPSDTAVKPCYDQQAVMRRYDVIAEICDYMLELGWEPYQNDHEDANGQFEMNWKYDGALATADKHSFFKFMTRSIAEKHGLRATFMPKPIMGLTGNGCHAHISVWTKDGKNAFADDSKELSLSEDGRHFLGGIMAHASALAAITNPTVNSYKRINAPRTVSGATWAPNTVTWTGNNRTHMVRVPGPGRFELRLPDGAVNPYLLQAVIIAAGLRGLRSKADPGRRWDIDMYAEGHTVTDAPKLPLNLLDAIRAYDEDEGLKSAMGEAFSAAYVKLKTQEWNAYSAHLSQWERDNTLDI, from the coding sequence ATGACTGATCTTGCCGAATTCGCCCGCGCCAAGGGCATCAAGTATTTCATGATCTCATATACCGACCTGTTCGGCGGACAACGCGCCAAGCTCGTGCCCGCCCCGGCAATCGCGGATATGGCCAAGGACGGCGCGGGCTTTGCCGGATTCGCGACCTGGCTCGACCTGACCCCCGCACATCCTGACATGCTGGCCGTGCCCGACCCGTCGTCGGTGATTCAGCTGCCGTGGAAAAGGGATGTCGCATGGGTGGCATCAAACTGCGTCATGTCGGGCAATGGCCCGCTGGAGCAGGCACCACGCAATGTGCTGACCCGCCTGATCGGCGAAGCCGCCGAGATGGGGCTGGAAATCAAGACGGGGGTGGAGCCCGAGTTCTTTCTTTTGACTCCCGAAGGCACCGAGATTTCGGACCCTTCCGACACTGCGGTGAAACCATGTTACGACCAGCAGGCCGTGATGCGCCGCTATGATGTCATCGCTGAGATCTGCGACTACATGCTGGAACTAGGCTGGGAGCCCTACCAGAACGACCACGAGGATGCGAACGGCCAGTTCGAGATGAACTGGAAATATGACGGAGCGCTGGCCACCGCGGACAAGCACAGCTTCTTCAAGTTCATGACCCGTTCGATTGCCGAAAAGCACGGGCTTCGCGCGACGTTCATGCCCAAGCCCATCATGGGGCTGACCGGGAACGGTTGCCACGCCCATATCTCGGTCTGGACCAAGGATGGCAAGAATGCCTTCGCCGACGACAGCAAGGAGTTGAGCCTGTCGGAGGACGGTCGCCATTTCCTGGGCGGAATCATGGCCCATGCCTCGGCGTTGGCCGCGATCACGAACCCGACGGTGAACAGCTACAAGCGCATCAACGCGCCCCGCACCGTTTCGGGGGCAACCTGGGCTCCGAATACGGTGACCTGGACGGGCAACAACCGCACCCACATGGTCCGCGTCCCCGGCCCGGGACGGTTCGAACTGCGCCTGCCTGACGGCGCGGTGAACCCCTACCTGCTTCAGGCGGTCATCATCGCGGCCGGTCTGCGGGGGCTCAGAAGCAAGGCCGACCCCGGTCGTCGCTGGGATATAGACATGTATGCCGAAGGCCATACCGTCACCGATGCACCCAAGCTGCCCCTGAACCTGCTGGATGCAATCCGCGCCTATGATGAGGACGAGGGGTTGAAGTCGGCCATGGGCGAGGCGTTCTCGGCAGCTTATGTGAAGCTCAAGACCCAGGAGTGGAACGCCTATTCCGCCCATCTGTCGCAGTGGGAACGGGACAACACCCTGGACATCTGA
- a CDS encoding FMN-binding glutamate synthase family protein, with product MESTPQTLPRDSWTFSPEINAEIRRAADTGIYDIRGGGAKRKVPHFDDLLFLGASISRYPLEGYREKCDTSVLLGTRFAKKPIKLKIPITIAGMSFGALSGPAKEALGRGATLAGTSTTTGDGGMTDEERGHSEKLVYQYLPSRYGMNPDDLRRADAIEIVVGQGAKPGGGGMLLGQKITERVANMRNLPVGIDQRSACRHPDWTGPDDLEIKILELREITNWEKPIYIKIGGARPYYDTALAVKAGADVVVLDGMQGGTAATQDVFIENVGQPTLACIRPAVKALQDLGMHRKVQLVVSGGIRGGADVAKALALGADAVAIGTAALIAIGENDPKWAAEYTKLGTTADAYDDWHEGKDPAGITTQDPELMKRLDPLEAARRLRNYLAVMTLECQTIARACGKSHVHNLEPEDLCALTIEAAAMAGVPLTGTNWIPGQNGF from the coding sequence ATGGAATCTACCCCCCAGACCCTGCCGCGCGACAGCTGGACCTTCAGCCCGGAAATCAATGCCGAAATCCGCCGCGCCGCCGATACGGGCATCTATGACATTCGCGGCGGTGGGGCGAAACGCAAGGTGCCCCATTTCGACGACCTGCTGTTTCTTGGCGCTTCGATCAGCCGCTACCCGCTGGAAGGCTATCGCGAGAAATGTGACACTTCGGTGCTGCTCGGCACGCGCTTTGCCAAGAAGCCGATCAAACTGAAGATCCCGATTACCATTGCCGGAATGAGCTTCGGCGCGCTTTCGGGGCCCGCGAAAGAAGCACTGGGTCGTGGCGCGACCTTGGCCGGCACTTCAACAACCACCGGCGATGGTGGCATGACCGATGAAGAGCGCGGCCATTCCGAAAAGCTGGTCTATCAGTATCTGCCCTCGCGCTACGGGATGAACCCCGACGACCTGCGCCGCGCCGATGCGATCGAAATCGTCGTGGGACAGGGTGCCAAACCCGGCGGCGGCGGCATGCTTCTGGGCCAGAAGATCACCGAGCGCGTCGCCAATATGCGCAACCTGCCCGTCGGAATCGATCAGCGTTCGGCTTGCCGCCATCCTGACTGGACCGGGCCGGACGATCTGGAAATCAAGATCCTGGAACTGCGCGAGATCACGAATTGGGAAAAACCTATCTACATCAAGATCGGGGGCGCCCGGCCCTATTACGACACTGCGCTTGCGGTGAAGGCAGGCGCAGATGTGGTCGTGCTGGACGGCATGCAGGGCGGCACGGCTGCGACGCAGGACGTCTTCATCGAAAACGTCGGTCAACCCACGCTTGCCTGTATCCGCCCCGCAGTTAAGGCGCTGCAGGATCTGGGCATGCACCGCAAGGTCCAGCTTGTTGTCTCAGGCGGCATTCGTGGCGGTGCGGATGTGGCCAAGGCGCTGGCACTAGGCGCCGATGCCGTCGCCATTGGAACTGCCGCCCTGATCGCCATCGGCGAGAATGACCCGAAATGGGCGGCGGAATACACCAAGCTAGGGACCACCGCGGATGCCTATGACGACTGGCATGAGGGCAAGGACCCAGCGGGCATCACCACGCAGGACCCTGAACTGATGAAGCGGCTGGATCCGCTTGAGGCGGCCCGGCGGCTGCGCAACTACCTCGCGGTGATGACGCTGGAATGCCAGACCATCGCACGCGCCTGCGGCAAGAGCCATGTGCACAATCTCGAACCCGAGGATCTGTGCGCCCTGACCATCGAGGCGGCCGCAATGGCCGGCGTTCCGCTGACTGGCACCAACTGGATCCCCGGCCAGAACGGATTCTGA
- a CDS encoding FadR/GntR family transcriptional regulator yields the protein MSLLQPQNRGPFLEAADYEIPDAGPAVQLVTEALGARIASGDYPPGSRLPSERQLASSLRVARNTLREALDILVRKGLISRRAGAGSYVSEPGEWDEAAPVIAATGPLHLQVVRGILEPEMIRLAIINIPPLGIDRLNGVLARMQATNEPARFARMEDEFRLILAEGTGNPLLLACLNLVIKAGRQRHRDGLQRRRLTPDNIQRLRTGYAALADAVSERDIPRALELVQQSLLEEQDLLMQEG from the coding sequence GTGAGCCTATTGCAGCCCCAGAACCGCGGCCCGTTTCTTGAGGCCGCGGATTATGAAATTCCCGATGCCGGTCCGGCCGTGCAGTTGGTGACCGAAGCGCTAGGCGCGCGCATTGCATCGGGTGACTATCCGCCGGGCAGCCGCCTGCCCTCGGAACGCCAGTTGGCAAGCAGCCTTCGCGTTGCCCGTAACACCCTGCGCGAAGCGCTGGACATCCTGGTCCGCAAGGGCCTGATCAGCCGCCGGGCGGGAGCGGGGTCCTACGTCTCCGAACCGGGCGAGTGGGACGAGGCCGCGCCGGTCATTGCAGCCACCGGGCCGCTGCACCTGCAGGTGGTCCGCGGTATTCTAGAGCCCGAGATGATCCGGCTTGCCATCATCAACATCCCTCCGCTTGGGATCGACCGTCTGAACGGTGTTCTTGCCCGGATGCAGGCCACCAACGAACCCGCCCGCTTTGCCCGGATGGAAGACGAATTCCGCCTGATCCTTGCTGAGGGGACGGGCAATCCGCTTCTGCTGGCCTGCTTGAACCTGGTGATCAAGGCGGGCCGGCAGCGCCATCGGGACGGGCTGCAACGCCGACGTCTCACGCCCGATAACATTCAGCGCCTGCGCACAGGTTACGCAGCACTGGCCGACGCAGTGTCGGAACGGGACATCCCGCGCGCGCTGGAGCTCGTACAGCAATCCTTGCTCGAGGAGCAGGACCTGCTCATGCAGGAGGGATGA
- a CDS encoding NAD(P)/FAD-dependent oxidoreductase, which translates to MTQRVAVIGAGPSGLAQLRAFQSAARKGASIPEVVCFEKQSNWGGLWNYTWRTGTDEHGEPVHGSMYRYLWANGPKEGLEFADYSFEEHFGRQIASYPPRAVMFDYIEGRVKRAGVRDWIRFSTVVRWVEFNPESEDFTITVHDMEQDHVYKERFDHVIVASGHFSSPNVPEYPGFDQFYGRIVHAHDFRDAREFEGQDVLVVGSSYSAEDVGSQCWKYGAKTVTSCYRSAPMGFNWPDNWEEKPALVKVEGKTAFFKDGTSKHVDAIILCTGYRHYFPFLPDDLRLKTANRLATADLYKGVAYVHNPQLFYLGMQDQWFTFNMFDAQAWYVRDIILGRITMPGDKQTLMADVAARETREEAEDGTKYAILYQGDYVKELIAETDYPDFDVDGACEAFFEWKHHKAEDIMAFRNHSYRSVMTGTIAPPHHTPWKDALDDSMEAYLRN; encoded by the coding sequence ATGACTCAGCGTGTCGCCGTGATCGGCGCCGGGCCTTCCGGTCTTGCGCAACTCCGAGCCTTCCAATCCGCCGCACGGAAAGGCGCTTCCATCCCCGAAGTGGTCTGCTTCGAAAAACAGTCAAACTGGGGTGGGCTTTGGAATTACACATGGCGCACGGGGACCGACGAGCACGGCGAGCCGGTTCATGGCTCGATGTATCGCTATCTCTGGGCCAATGGTCCGAAGGAGGGGCTGGAGTTCGCCGATTATTCCTTCGAGGAACATTTCGGCCGCCAGATCGCCTCATATCCACCCCGCGCCGTGATGTTCGATTATATCGAGGGCCGTGTGAAAAGGGCTGGGGTGCGCGACTGGATCCGCTTCTCGACCGTGGTGCGTTGGGTCGAGTTCAACCCCGAGTCCGAGGACTTCACCATCACCGTCCACGACATGGAGCAGGACCATGTCTACAAGGAGCGCTTCGATCACGTGATCGTCGCCTCAGGGCATTTCTCAAGCCCGAACGTGCCCGAATATCCCGGCTTCGACCAGTTCTACGGCCGGATAGTCCACGCCCATGACTTCCGCGACGCCCGCGAGTTCGAAGGCCAGGATGTGCTGGTCGTCGGCTCCTCCTATTCGGCCGAGGATGTCGGCTCACAATGCTGGAAATACGGCGCGAAGACCGTCACGTCGTGCTATCGATCTGCGCCCATGGGGTTCAACTGGCCGGACAACTGGGAAGAAAAGCCCGCGCTGGTCAAGGTCGAGGGCAAGACCGCCTTCTTCAAGGACGGGACCTCGAAACATGTCGACGCGATCATCCTGTGCACGGGCTACCGGCACTATTTCCCCTTCCTGCCCGACGACCTGCGGCTGAAGACGGCGAACCGGCTGGCGACGGCCGACCTGTACAAGGGCGTGGCCTATGTCCACAACCCGCAGCTCTTCTACCTTGGCATGCAGGACCAGTGGTTCACCTTCAACATGTTCGACGCCCAGGCCTGGTACGTCCGCGACATCATCCTGGGCAGGATCACCATGCCGGGTGACAAGCAGACCCTGATGGCCGATGTCGCCGCCCGCGAGACACGCGAGGAAGCCGAGGACGGGACGAAATACGCGATCCTCTACCAGGGCGATTACGTCAAGGAATTGATCGCCGAAACCGACTATCCCGATTTCGACGTCGATGGCGCCTGCGAGGCATTCTTCGAATGGAAGCACCACAAGGCCGAGGACATCATGGCCTTCCGCAACCATTCCTATCGCTCGGTGATGACCGGGACCATCGCCCCGCCGCATCACACGCCATGGAAAGATGCGCTGGACGATTCCATGGAAGCCTATCTGCGCAACTGA